From Chryseobacterium gallinarum, one genomic window encodes:
- a CDS encoding aminotransferase-like domain-containing protein: MDSPVKIPYESFIKIDRKSETSIYLQIANQLVNAIQRGYLPLGTKLPGTRTFSEILDVHRNTAVAVYDELSAQGWTQSFPNKGTFVIGKDQDIPVKVKDFEENNLQQYPKITGFSFKTSNILDNPFEHSDCEYVFNDGIPDIRLTQIDQHSRFYSSILKRKSNQKALGHYNHDGSEFFKEHLSRYLNLSRGLPISKNNLLITRSTEMSIYIVSEILLSPGDIVLVGALSYFSVNMIFMKAGVRMMPISIDKDGIIVESVREACQKHRIRMLYLTPHHHYPTTVALSAQRRFELLELANEYGFVILEDDYDYEFHYDKSPILPLASADTNGMVIYIGSFGKSLAPGFRTGFIVAPENIMAEMRKYLGIIDRQGDILMERALGEMIEEGEINRYLKKSLKVYRERRDYLALLLHETLSDLITFEKPSGGLAIWMEWNVPVNLMQLSRNCSRDNLFIPKTLLYQNKGLTAMRIGFGDLDFREMEKSIDIFSKNLKLLI; this comes from the coding sequence ATGGATAGTCCGGTTAAGATTCCTTATGAAAGTTTTATCAAAATTGACAGAAAATCTGAAACATCAATTTATTTACAGATCGCCAATCAGCTGGTGAATGCCATCCAGCGAGGATACCTTCCTTTAGGAACAAAGCTTCCGGGCACAAGAACCTTTAGTGAAATACTGGATGTACACCGCAATACTGCAGTTGCCGTATATGATGAATTGTCAGCACAGGGCTGGACACAAAGTTTCCCCAATAAAGGTACTTTTGTCATCGGGAAAGATCAGGATATTCCTGTAAAAGTAAAAGATTTTGAAGAGAATAATCTTCAGCAATATCCTAAAATTACCGGTTTTTCTTTTAAAACATCAAATATTCTGGATAACCCTTTTGAACATTCAGACTGTGAATATGTATTTAATGACGGGATTCCGGATATCAGGTTGACACAGATCGACCAGCATTCGAGATTTTACAGTTCAATTCTCAAACGGAAATCCAATCAAAAAGCATTGGGACATTATAATCATGACGGAAGTGAGTTTTTTAAGGAACATCTGTCCCGTTATCTGAATCTTTCCCGCGGGCTTCCTATATCCAAAAACAATCTTCTGATTACCCGGAGTACGGAAATGAGTATTTATATTGTTTCCGAAATACTTCTTTCTCCGGGAGATATTGTTCTGGTGGGAGCTTTAAGCTATTTTTCAGTCAATATGATCTTCATGAAAGCCGGGGTCCGTATGATGCCTATCTCCATTGATAAAGATGGAATTATCGTAGAAAGTGTAAGAGAAGCCTGCCAGAAGCACAGAATAAGAATGCTGTACCTGACTCCGCACCATCATTATCCCACCACCGTAGCATTAAGTGCCCAGAGAAGGTTTGAGCTCCTGGAATTAGCCAATGAGTACGGGTTCGTTATTCTTGAAGATGACTATGACTATGAATTCCATTATGATAAAAGCCCTATTCTTCCCCTGGCCAGTGCTGATACTAACGGAATGGTAATCTATATCGGCTCTTTCGGAAAATCGCTTGCTCCAGGATTCAGGACAGGCTTTATTGTAGCTCCGGAGAATATTATGGCGGAAATGCGGAAATACCTTGGGATTATTGACCGGCAAGGAGATATCCTGATGGAAAGGGCATTGGGGGAAATGATTGAAGAAGGAGAAATTAACCGTTACCTGAAAAAGTCTCTAAAAGTGTACCGGGAAAGGCGTGATTATCTGGCTTTATTACTTCATGAAACGCTAAGTGACCTTATTACTTTTGAAAAACCTTCAGGAGGACTCGCAATCTGGATGGAATGGAACGTTCCTGTAAATCTGATGCAGCTTAGCAGAAATTGTTCCCGGGATAATCTTTTTATTCCTAAAACCCTTCTCTACCAAAACAAAGGACTTACCGCCATGAGAATAGGATTTGGTGATCTCGACTTCCGAGAGATGGAGAAAAGTATTGATATTTTTTCGAAAAATTTAAAATTGTTGATCTAA
- the bioB gene encoding biotin synthase BioB, producing the protein MDTKTKTRHDWTKEEIEEIYHLPLMELIYKAATVHREWHNPSEVQISTLLSIKTGGCPEDCSYCGQAARYHTNIKVQALLPTETVIAHARKAKESGSSRFCMAAAWREVRNNRDFDRVIDMVKGVNELGLEVCCTLGMLTEEQAVRLQEAGLYAYNHNLDTSEQYYEEIISTRTFDNRINTINNVRKAGITVCSGGIIGLGETHRDRISMLLTLATMPKHPESVPINALARVEGTPLENKEKVDTWEMVRMIATARIVMPSSMVRLSAGRIEMTETEQAWCFMAGANSIFTGERETLLVTPNPGVSEDMQMLETLGLKPMLKKETCC; encoded by the coding sequence ATGGATACGAAAACAAAAACCAGACACGACTGGACAAAAGAAGAAATTGAGGAAATTTATCATTTACCCCTTATGGAGCTGATTTATAAAGCAGCTACCGTACATCGCGAATGGCACAATCCTTCCGAAGTACAGATCTCTACTTTATTGTCAATTAAAACAGGAGGCTGCCCGGAAGACTGCTCTTATTGCGGACAGGCTGCCCGTTATCATACCAACATTAAAGTACAGGCTTTATTGCCTACAGAGACTGTTATCGCCCATGCCCGAAAGGCAAAAGAAAGTGGATCATCCCGTTTCTGTATGGCGGCAGCGTGGCGTGAAGTACGTAATAACAGGGATTTCGACAGGGTGATTGATATGGTGAAAGGAGTCAATGAATTAGGCCTTGAAGTGTGCTGTACCCTGGGAATGCTTACTGAGGAACAGGCCGTTCGATTACAGGAAGCAGGTTTATATGCTTACAACCATAATCTCGATACTTCCGAGCAATACTATGAAGAAATCATTTCTACCAGGACATTCGACAATAGAATCAATACCATCAATAATGTAAGGAAGGCGGGAATTACAGTATGTTCCGGAGGGATTATCGGATTAGGCGAAACACATAGAGACAGAATTTCAATGTTGCTGACCCTGGCTACTATGCCTAAACACCCGGAATCTGTTCCGATCAATGCATTGGCAAGGGTAGAAGGAACTCCACTTGAAAATAAAGAAAAAGTAGATACCTGGGAAATGGTAAGGATGATTGCTACTGCAAGAATTGTAATGCCGTCTTCAATGGTAAGGTTAAGTGCCGGACGTATAGAAATGACCGAAACAGAGCAGGCATGGTGTTTTATGGCCGGAGCTAATTCTATTTTTACGGGAGAAAGAGAAACTTTGCTCGTTACACCTAATCCGGGGGTATCAGAAGACATGCAGATGCTGGAAACCCTTGGCCTTAAGCCGATGCTAAAAAAAGAAACCTGTTGCTAG
- the bioD gene encoding dethiobiotin synthase, whose product MKIFITGIGTEIGKTVCSAILVQHFKADYWKPVQSGDLHNTDSNKIKNWTDSPFCHPETYRLQLAASPHQSAREENVHIKLDDFRLPDTENILIVEGAGGLMVPLSDNRFMIDLVETLNLPAALVIRNYLGCINHSLLSIMALQQRNIPLEYLILNGEFPEDTERVICSFIEKDTKIIRIPEIGQPDRQTITTAAKALTITNL is encoded by the coding sequence ATGAAAATATTTATAACAGGAATTGGGACAGAAATAGGAAAAACCGTTTGTTCGGCTATTTTAGTCCAGCATTTTAAAGCAGATTACTGGAAGCCGGTACAGTCCGGAGACCTCCATAATACAGACAGCAATAAAATTAAAAACTGGACAGATTCTCCTTTCTGCCATCCGGAAACATACCGTCTTCAGCTGGCGGCATCACCCCATCAGTCTGCACGTGAAGAAAATGTACACATTAAACTGGATGATTTCCGGCTTCCCGATACAGAAAATATATTGATTGTAGAAGGAGCAGGAGGATTGATGGTTCCGCTTTCAGACAACAGGTTTATGATTGATCTTGTAGAAACCCTGAACCTGCCGGCAGCACTGGTAATCAGAAACTACCTGGGATGCATCAACCACAGCTTGTTATCAATCATGGCTTTACAGCAAAGAAATATACCGCTGGAATATCTGATCCTGAATGGTGAATTCCCTGAAGATACTGAAAGAGTGATTTGCAGCTTCATTGAAAAGGATACAAAAATCATCAGAATTCCTGAAATCGGGCAGCCAGACAGGCAAACCATTACAACCGCTGCCAAAGCATTAACAATAACAAATTTATGA
- a CDS encoding aminotransferase class I/II-fold pyridoxal phosphate-dependent enzyme has product MLKNFQEILGKRMQEGTFRSLKTRSEGVDFYSNDYLGFARNKELQDILLKEVMKHPHFLSGSSGSRLISGNTDTVTVIENDIAQKHRFSSALLFPSGYNANLALFSTLPDRHDVILVDEQIHRSVHDGCILSNARKLKWKHNDLKDLENLLKKQTSHCYIAIESLYSMEGDFAPIQEIAALAEQYEADLIVDEAHALGVLGYGLVDKHQLQNQVLAAVMTYGKALGAHGAAILCNDTVKSYLINFASPFIYTTSAQDFQWMAIKAGYEFLDHNKELSKKLQENIKVFRDQNLRSPSSEISPVQAILMEDNEQLKALQAHLYDHGFLTSAIYSPTVKKGTERLRICLHSFNTEDEIVKLTALIKEFI; this is encoded by the coding sequence ATGCTTAAGAATTTTCAGGAGATCCTCGGGAAAAGAATGCAGGAGGGAACATTCAGAAGCTTAAAAACACGATCCGAAGGAGTGGATTTTTATTCAAATGACTATCTGGGGTTTGCAAGAAATAAAGAATTACAGGATATTCTTTTGAAGGAAGTTATGAAACATCCTCACTTCCTGTCCGGCAGTTCTGGTTCAAGATTGATTAGCGGGAATACAGATACCGTTACTGTTATAGAAAATGATATTGCTCAGAAGCACCGGTTTTCATCAGCCTTACTTTTTCCGTCAGGGTACAATGCCAATCTTGCCTTGTTTTCAACATTGCCAGACCGACATGATGTTATTCTGGTAGATGAACAAATTCATCGTTCCGTACATGACGGATGTATATTGTCAAATGCCCGAAAATTAAAATGGAAACATAATGATCTGAAGGATCTTGAAAATTTGTTGAAAAAACAGACTTCTCATTGCTATATTGCTATTGAAAGCCTTTATTCGATGGAAGGGGATTTTGCTCCTATCCAGGAAATTGCAGCACTTGCTGAACAATATGAGGCTGATTTAATCGTGGACGAAGCCCATGCATTGGGAGTATTGGGATATGGATTGGTGGATAAGCATCAATTACAAAACCAGGTTTTAGCAGCAGTTATGACGTATGGAAAAGCCCTGGGAGCTCATGGTGCAGCCATTCTTTGCAATGATACCGTGAAATCCTACCTTATCAATTTTGCTTCTCCATTTATTTATACTACTTCAGCGCAGGATTTTCAATGGATGGCTATCAAAGCAGGATATGAGTTTTTAGATCATAACAAAGAGCTTTCAAAAAAACTTCAGGAGAATATTAAGGTTTTCAGAGATCAGAATTTACGGTCACCTTCTTCAGAAATCAGTCCGGTTCAGGCCATTCTAATGGAAGATAATGAGCAGCTGAAAGCTCTTCAGGCCCACCTGTATGACCATGGATTTTTAACATCGGCCATTTATAGTCCTACAGTAAAAAAAGGAACCGAGAGACTTAGGATATGTCTTCATAGCTTCAACACAGAAGATGAAATCGTAAAACTTACGGCCTTAATTAAAGAATTTATTTAA
- a CDS encoding pyridoxal phosphate-dependent decarboxylase family protein encodes MNTVITRQIASEKDSLFPNLEHLFCDINIHEYQNAMYRTQQSVIAFLENSRQPFSGVSPEELRKQFESVDLNAPPVSYEALFEEVNNLYTKHAIAFHHPKYVAHLNCPVVIPAVAAEAMISSVNSSLDTWDQSAGGTLMEQKLIEWTCKEIGFGESSDGIFTSGGSQSNLMGMLLARDHFSMTFLNHNIKKDGLPEEAHRFRIFVSEAAHFSIQKSASILGLGEQAIVKIRTDRSFRMNSILLEDAVKREIENGNIPIAVVATAGTTDFGNIDPLINISGIAKKYSLWFHVDAAYGCALLLTKKYRHLINGIEDADSVTVDYHKAFFQPVSSSGFMVKDKNYFRLITHYADYLNPKDHDEDEIPNQVNKSIQTTRRFDALKLWFTLRIIGKEGLGNYIDRIIRVSAEAAEVLEQDPHFELLNHSDISALVFRYSADPFKTFDLNRINTYIKSQLYKQGNALTAGTKVNGQFYLKFTILNPLTTIEDIKSILIIIKKYGNEYIAIN; translated from the coding sequence ATGAATACGGTCATTACCAGGCAGATTGCTTCGGAAAAGGATAGTCTTTTCCCAAATCTGGAACATTTATTCTGTGATATCAATATTCACGAATACCAAAATGCAATGTACAGGACACAACAAAGTGTTATTGCATTTTTGGAGAATAGTCGCCAGCCTTTCAGTGGAGTTTCACCTGAAGAGCTGAGAAAACAGTTTGAATCTGTTGATCTCAATGCTCCTCCCGTAAGTTACGAAGCGCTTTTCGAAGAAGTAAACAACCTTTATACCAAGCATGCCATAGCTTTCCATCATCCCAAATATGTTGCTCATCTCAACTGTCCGGTGGTTATTCCTGCCGTTGCAGCAGAAGCGATGATCAGCTCTGTTAATTCTTCCCTGGATACATGGGATCAGAGTGCCGGGGGAACGCTGATGGAACAAAAACTCATTGAATGGACCTGTAAAGAAATAGGTTTCGGTGAATCATCGGATGGAATTTTTACCAGTGGCGGCTCCCAAAGTAACCTGATGGGAATGCTTTTGGCGAGGGATCATTTTTCGATGACCTTTCTGAATCATAACATCAAGAAGGACGGCCTGCCTGAAGAAGCTCACCGTTTCAGAATATTTGTTTCCGAAGCGGCCCATTTCAGCATTCAGAAAAGTGCATCTATTTTAGGACTTGGAGAGCAGGCAATTGTTAAGATCAGAACAGACCGTTCTTTCAGAATGAACAGTATATTGCTGGAAGATGCTGTCAAAAGGGAAATTGAGAACGGAAATATTCCTATTGCTGTTGTAGCGACCGCAGGAACTACTGATTTTGGAAATATTGATCCATTGATTAATATTTCGGGAATTGCAAAAAAATACAGCTTATGGTTCCATGTGGATGCAGCCTATGGATGTGCCCTGCTTTTAACAAAAAAATATCGCCATCTAATCAATGGTATTGAGGATGCAGATTCTGTGACGGTAGACTATCACAAAGCTTTCTTCCAGCCCGTAAGCAGCAGCGGATTTATGGTTAAGGATAAAAATTATTTCAGGCTGATCACCCATTATGCCGATTATTTAAATCCCAAAGATCATGATGAAGATGAAATTCCCAACCAGGTCAATAAATCAATACAGACAACCAGGCGCTTTGATGCCCTGAAGCTTTGGTTTACCCTCAGGATCATCGGAAAGGAAGGATTAGGAAATTACATTGACAGAATTATCCGGGTCTCCGCTGAAGCTGCAGAAGTTCTGGAACAGGATCCGCATTTCGAATTATTAAACCATTCGGATATTTCAGCATTAGTATTCCGGTATTCGGCAGATCCTTTTAAAACATTTGACCTGAACAGGATCAATACTTATATCAAATCACAGCTTTATAAACAAGGGAATGCCCTTACAGCAGGAACCAAAGTAAACGGACAGTTTTATCTGAAGTTTACCATCCTGAATCCTTTAACCACCATTGAAGACATTAAATCTATACTTATCATCATTAAAAAATACGGAAATGAATACATTGCAATCAACTAA
- a CDS encoding TonB-dependent receptor, with protein MKREYVLSVFLLAALSAHTSAQNKQDSITTKDINEVVLVSSRSPKQISEIPGTVWVIGEKELQSQIRGGTGLKEVLGNMIPGFDFGNQGRTNYAQNMRGRNVLVMLNGVSLNSTRAASRQFDAIDPFNIERIEVLSGASAIYGGDATGGIINIITKKPASKTLAFETSAGLKTGFHKDDLDKRIAQSVEGGNDVVKFRLGAAFTQNEGAFDANGDQIITDVKQADFQYNRSIDILGGLSARLSPDQDISLDLQYYNSKVRNKKWLSFGQNFAGFTTKNPDLINVAGRAESDVVPRTERFMANLQYNLRNILGGHHLLLQAYGRREEADFGASFAEIPKPPAGVILPVFLSSGRGNTDVYGAKAVLSKKWNAFNFTYGTDIDYEKFNGDQAIFNPKISSESGGLINKADAFVGRYPDTKIFTLAGFIQADWNITKELILSGGIRQQFINVKLEDFVGFKEQVYMHFGYGNSADVVKGGKNNYEVTLLNGSLLYKITPSWQTWFSFSQGFAVPDAAKSYGFGKYELVNNHWNLLNSINIAEQPLSGIKTDQIELGFRHNRTSESGWYAQGSFFYALSSKTLKIDNAAFTVSLLDQKLRNYGFEGALGYRFIEGLELGGNILLMASETQTVDKGWQNQSVYTTNPSKFMIFTGWNAKKFSLRLQMQNSMNYTDLADMKINGYTLFDFVGDIKLNKGTLNFGIQNIFNKQYTSIWGQRSVFFYGAPQKAFAYQGRGTTFSVGYTITY; from the coding sequence ATGAAACGAGAATATGTACTTTCAGTCTTTCTATTGGCTGCCTTGTCTGCACATACTTCTGCTCAAAACAAGCAGGACAGTATTACTACAAAAGATATCAATGAAGTTGTTCTTGTATCTTCCCGTTCTCCCAAACAGATCAGTGAAATTCCTGGTACAGTCTGGGTTATCGGGGAAAAAGAACTTCAGAGCCAAATAAGAGGTGGCACCGGATTGAAAGAAGTATTAGGGAATATGATTCCGGGTTTTGATTTCGGAAATCAGGGAAGAACCAATTATGCCCAGAATATGAGGGGAAGAAATGTTCTGGTAATGCTCAACGGGGTCTCATTAAACAGTACAAGGGCTGCAAGCAGACAATTTGATGCCATTGATCCTTTTAACATTGAAAGAATTGAAGTTTTATCCGGAGCATCTGCCATTTACGGAGGAGATGCAACAGGAGGTATTATTAATATCATCACCAAAAAACCAGCATCCAAGACCCTGGCTTTCGAAACTTCTGCAGGCCTTAAAACAGGATTTCACAAAGACGACCTGGATAAAAGGATCGCCCAATCTGTGGAAGGGGGAAATGACGTGGTAAAGTTCAGGCTCGGAGCTGCATTCACCCAAAATGAAGGGGCTTTTGATGCCAATGGAGACCAGATTATTACCGATGTGAAGCAGGCCGATTTTCAATATAACCGTTCTATTGACATCTTAGGAGGACTCAGCGCAAGGCTCAGTCCTGATCAGGATATCAGTCTGGATCTTCAATACTATAATTCAAAGGTCAGAAACAAAAAATGGCTTTCCTTCGGACAAAATTTTGCAGGATTTACCACAAAGAATCCTGATCTAATCAATGTAGCAGGAAGAGCTGAATCGGATGTGGTACCCCGGACAGAGCGCTTTATGGCCAACCTGCAATACAACCTCAGAAATATTTTAGGAGGACATCATTTGCTTCTTCAGGCCTATGGAAGAAGAGAAGAGGCAGATTTCGGTGCTTCTTTTGCAGAAATCCCCAAACCTCCGGCAGGAGTGATTCTCCCTGTTTTTCTATCCTCAGGGAGAGGAAATACAGATGTATATGGAGCGAAAGCCGTACTATCCAAAAAGTGGAATGCTTTTAATTTTACCTACGGAACAGACATTGATTATGAGAAATTCAACGGAGATCAGGCGATCTTCAATCCTAAAATAAGCAGCGAATCCGGAGGCCTGATCAATAAAGCGGACGCTTTTGTAGGAAGATACCCCGATACAAAAATATTTACACTGGCAGGCTTTATCCAGGCAGACTGGAACATTACGAAAGAACTCATCCTTTCCGGCGGCATCAGACAACAGTTCATCAATGTAAAACTGGAAGATTTTGTAGGATTTAAAGAACAGGTTTATATGCATTTCGGCTATGGTAACTCAGCCGATGTGGTAAAAGGAGGGAAAAATAATTATGAGGTGACATTGCTTAACGGAAGTTTATTGTACAAAATAACTCCATCATGGCAGACATGGTTCAGTTTTTCCCAGGGGTTTGCGGTACCTGATGCAGCAAAATCCTATGGTTTCGGAAAATATGAACTGGTGAACAACCATTGGAACCTCCTGAACAGTATAAACATTGCCGAGCAGCCTCTAAGTGGTATTAAAACGGATCAGATCGAATTGGGCTTCAGACATAACAGGACTTCAGAAAGCGGTTGGTATGCCCAGGGATCATTTTTCTACGCACTTTCCAGCAAGACTTTGAAAATCGACAATGCTGCTTTTACCGTTTCCCTGCTCGATCAGAAACTTAGAAATTATGGTTTTGAAGGAGCTTTAGGCTACCGGTTTATTGAAGGTCTGGAGTTAGGAGGAAATATTTTGCTCATGGCATCCGAAACTCAAACCGTAGATAAGGGGTGGCAAAATCAGTCGGTTTATACTACCAATCCGTCAAAATTTATGATTTTTACAGGCTGGAATGCTAAAAAGTTCTCATTGAGATTACAGATGCAGAATTCTATGAACTATACGGATCTGGCTGATATGAAAATTAACGGATACACCTTATTCGATTTTGTAGGTGACATCAAGCTGAATAAAGGGACCCTTAATTTCGGAATCCAGAATATTTTTAATAAGCAATATACTTCCATTTGGGGGCAACGTTCCGTTTTTTTCTACGGAGCTCCTCAAAAAGCATTTGCTTATCAGGGCCGGGGAACTACATTTTCCGTCGGCTACACGATAACCTATTAA